GAATAGTAACATCTGTTATACTGAGTCACCCGTAAAGAAATCTAAAACAACGTCTACTACATTTACACCACCGTCAGCGCTTATTTCAGGTGAATTTAATCAAGACTCTAAAAATATTATTGTATGGGATGCTGCGTCACTTTTAGAGACATCCCAGACAAGTCCACAGATTGTTCCACATGAAGGTGCCCATGTCTATCTTGAGCGTGTCATCCAGGGTGTTATGCCGGGGTCGTGGATTCTCCTGAACTCATTTAAAGGGGAGTCAAAAATTTTTCAAGTAGCCGAGGTTAATGAAAAATCTCTGGTGGGTTTTGGCATGAGTACACGGGGAACGGGACTGAAACTAAAAACCGTTCAAGGGAAAACGGTACCTGCTCAACCGGATATCGATTTCAAAGTCCGCACCACAACGGCCTATCTTAAAAGCGAAGCGCTGAAATTGACCAACATGCCGGTTTCAACAACACTGCTTGTCAAGGGCGCTACGCGGTTGACGCTGGGACAGAAGGTAAAAGGGCTGAGACCAGGGCAACCCGTGGGCTTGCGGGGAAAATTGCAGGACCAGCCGGGTGTGACAGGCAGTGAAATTCTCTTCATCGAAAAAATCACCAATGACGACTTAACGGTACTGACCTTTAAGGCAGGCGTTGGGGCCTCGTATATCTATGACACCATCACGCTCAACGCCAACGTGGCGGCCGCCACCCATGGTGAAACCGTCATGGAGGTGCTGGGCAGCGGTGACGGCAGTGCAATCAACCAGAGTTTTCTGTTGCGCCAACCGCCCTTGACCTATATCAGCAGTTCCACCGCATCGGGACGCGCATCAACACTGCAGGTGCGGGTTAATGACCTGCGCTGGCAGGAAGTGGACACTTTTTTCGGACGGGGTCCGGATGAACATATTTATGTCACAAAGACCAACGAAGACGGTACCACCACTGTGCAGTTTGGTGACGGTAAGACAGGTGCCCGCCTGCCCACCGGGCAGGAAAATGTCCGGGCACAATACCGCTCGGGTATCGGTACGGCCGGCAATGTTAAAACAGGGCAACTCTCCCAGCTGATGTCCCGGCCGCTGGGCTTAAAAGAGGCCTATAATCCCCAGGCGGCCACCGGTGGCGATGATGCAGAGGCGCTGGCCAATGCGCGCCTGAATGCGCCGCGCCATGTCCTTACCCTTGATCGCATCGTTTCTTTCACAGACTATGAAGATTTTGCCCGCAGTTTTGCAGGCATCGCAAAGGCCCGGGCAACCTTGGCCGGCGGGTCCCCACACCAGGTCATTGTTATCACCGTATCCGGACCGGAAGGGGCAGAAATCCTCCCGGACCAGAGCACATATAAAAATCTTTTGCAGGCCATGCAGGAGGCCGGTGATCCACATGTACAGGTACGCCTTGTATCATATTGCAAGGCTTTTTTTCGAGTTGAGGGCACGGTATGGTGCCATCCGGACTATGAACCGGACAAAGTGCAGGCCGCCCTTTATCCGGTACTGGAAACCACATTCGGATTTACGGCACGGGCGTTCGGCCAGCCCGCACGATTAAGCGAACTCATTGCCGTTATACACTCAGTACCCGGCGTAACGGCGGTGGACATTGATCAATTCTACCGAACAGACCCTGGCCTGGTACGCACACTGCGTCAGCGATTGCCGGCAGCCACAGGGAGTGAAAAAGCCAATGGAGACATCCTTCCTGCCGAGCTTCTACTGTTAGACACCACTGCGTTGTCATCTCTTTGTGTGGCCAAAAGCGGGACCTCAGTATCACCACCCCGTTTCATCGGGATCTCCCAAGATTTTACAAAGCCCCAAATGTCCCAAACTATTTCATTACCCAAAATCACCCACCGTTTCACAATGTCTAAAATCAGGTACACCCCATGACCATGACCAGTCAAAAAATATACGACCTTTTGCCGGCCATCTATCGTCTGCGTGACAGCGAGCACGGTGAGCCGCTGAAAGCACTTTTGTCCGTCATCGCCGGTCAAGTGGAACTGCTGGAAGAAAATCTTGATCAGCTCTACGATGATCAATTCATTGAGACCTGTGCCGACTGGGTGGTACCGTATATCGGTGATCTCATCGGCTACCGTCCCCTTCACGGGGTCGTTTCATCCGTAAGCAGTCCACGGGCAGAGGTGGCCAACACCATTGCCTTTCGGCGGCGCAAGGGCACGGCGTCAATGCTGGAACAGCTGGCAAGGGATGTGACCGGTTGGGATGCCCGGGTGGTGGAATTTTTTCAACTTCTTGCCACTACACAATTTATGAACCATGTCCGCCGGGAAAACCAAGCCCTGGTTTCCCTGAAACAATGGGAACCATTGGAAAATATCCAATCACCCTTTGATTCCTTGGCGCATCTGGCAGATGTGCGGCGTATCGGCAACAGTCAGGGAAAGTACAACATCCCCAATATCGGTGTTTTCCTCTGGCGCATTCAGGCATACCCGCTGACAGACTCTCCTGCAGTGAAGCTTAATAACGATGAACATGATCTGCGATATTTCTTTCATCCCTTGGCCATAGATACGCCGTTGATCGGGAAACCGGAACGTGAACGAGACATATCCCATATTGCCGAACGAATAAATGTCCCCATGCAGATAAGCCGCCGTATGCTTCGAGAATATCTCAACGTGTATTATGGTAATGGAAAAAGCTTTTCCATTACCTGTGATGGGAAATTAATTGACGACAGTCAGATCGTCGCCTGCAACCTTGCCGATACTGGAACCGGTGCATGGGCCCACCAGCCGCCGGAAGTTGATGACGGGGCGAAAGTCTTTGTGGATCCGGTACTTGGCAGAATTGCACTCCCACAATCACTTAAGCCTGGGAACTCGATGACGGTGAGTTTTCATTATGGGTTCAGTACAGACCTTGGCGGCGGAGCATATGAACGTGCCGATACCTTTAACCTGACACCAACACCTGAAACCCCGGTGATTCACATTCCCGGGGAACAGGCAACGATTTTAGAGGCATTCCAAGAGGCTTCTAACCGCTACGCCAATGGACATAAAAGCGTGGTCATAGAGATTAGAGACAATGGCCGCTATGCGGAAGCAATCAATTGCCTTCTCAGAGAAAATCAGCGCATTGAGCTTCGGGCGGCCAACGGTTTCCGACCTACCTTAGTTCTGCAACAGGATTGGGCAATCACAGGGAACAAGGGGGCCGAGCTTATCCTGAACGGGCTGCTTGTTTGCGGTGAAACGATATATA
Above is a window of uncultured Desulfobacter sp. DNA encoding:
- a CDS encoding putative baseplate assembly protein, yielding MSQNSSCGQNTLNDCQCCEGKSQETPAAIDNRPGLSAIAYRIGSHAQFRQSMESKLSGADTPALSGLTTREKDDFSIALVDAWATVCDVLTFYQERIANESYLKTATERFSVRELGRLVGYSPSPGVAAETYLAFTVDEPAKLPESVTEYYPTLETGSSQGYQTPDRITIAIGTKVQSVPGQDELPQTFETVEEIEARAEWNALKPRLTQTQVVNFSTTSLYVKGTGLGLQAGDRILIVLATKTIPRAQHRTITTVEPDTTCNRTRIELSDPVSENIPGQSNDLTAKVYVLREQAGFFGNNAPHYASLIGINGKKLYQDFENWSIWDSPPLPDTSDTPIPKISKQTLDAIIQNLENSNICYTESPVKKSKTTSTTFTPPSALISGEFNQDSKNIIVWDAASLLETSQTSPQIVPHEGAHVYLERVIQGVMPGSWILLNSFKGESKIFQVAEVNEKSLVGFGMSTRGTGLKLKTVQGKTVPAQPDIDFKVRTTTAYLKSEALKLTNMPVSTTLLVKGATRLTLGQKVKGLRPGQPVGLRGKLQDQPGVTGSEILFIEKITNDDLTVLTFKAGVGASYIYDTITLNANVAAATHGETVMEVLGSGDGSAINQSFLLRQPPLTYISSSTASGRASTLQVRVNDLRWQEVDTFFGRGPDEHIYVTKTNEDGTTTVQFGDGKTGARLPTGQENVRAQYRSGIGTAGNVKTGQLSQLMSRPLGLKEAYNPQAATGGDDAEALANARLNAPRHVLTLDRIVSFTDYEDFARSFAGIAKARATLAGGSPHQVIVITVSGPEGAEILPDQSTYKNLLQAMQEAGDPHVQVRLVSYCKAFFRVEGTVWCHPDYEPDKVQAALYPVLETTFGFTARAFGQPARLSELIAVIHSVPGVTAVDIDQFYRTDPGLVRTLRQRLPAATGSEKANGDILPAELLLLDTTALSSLCVAKSGTSVSPPRFIGISQDFTKPQMSQTISLPKITHRFTMSKIRYTP